Proteins from a genomic interval of Methanoplanus endosymbiosus:
- the mtxX gene encoding methanogenesis marker protein Mmp4/MtxX: MIRDLYSGKISAAVRGTLPANRTLGFLKEFSGCGSLKRVAFLETPDGRRFILAPVGVDEGWTVSDKIDFVNYSRGIAPKFGISDKVAILSGGRYGDAGRHEAVDRSLADAELAAKITGSDHCEILIEDAIKDHGIIIAPDGISGNLIFRTLTMIGGGFAHGAPVVNLGKIFVDTSRASPDYSNAILLASALSE; the protein is encoded by the coding sequence ATGATCAGGGATTTGTATAGCGGAAAGATATCTGCGGCTGTACGGGGGACACTTCCGGCAAATCGCACTCTTGGGTTTCTTAAGGAATTTTCGGGGTGCGGTTCTCTTAAAAGGGTTGCATTTCTTGAAACCCCTGATGGCAGGAGGTTTATTCTCGCGCCTGTCGGGGTTGATGAGGGCTGGACTGTCAGTGATAAGATCGATTTTGTAAATTATTCGCGTGGTATTGCGCCGAAATTCGGCATCAGCGATAAGGTCGCGATACTATCCGGAGGGCGCTATGGTGATGCCGGCAGGCATGAGGCTGTGGATCGCTCTCTTGCAGATGCTGAACTTGCCGCAAAGATTACAGGTTCTGATCACTGTGAGATTCTTATTGAGGATGCTATAAAAGATCACGGTATAATCATCGCTCCGGATGGCATCTCCGGTAACCTGATATTTCGTACGCTTACCATGATTGGAGGGGGTTTTGCACATGGAGCACCTGTGGTAAATCTTGGCAAAATATTTGTGGATACTTCGCGCGCCTCACCAGATTATTCCAATGCCATTTTACTCGCTTCAGCGCTCTCTGAATAA
- a CDS encoding histone family protein yields MANDLPIAAVVRIAKKHGAERVGSDAAQAIVDAAEEYIATLTTEAAKYAQHAGRKTIKKEDVDMAVNA; encoded by the coding sequence ATGGCTAATGATCTACCTATTGCAGCAGTAGTAAGAATTGCAAAGAAACACGGCGCAGAGAGAGTCGGTTCAGATGCAGCACAGGCAATTGTTGACGCAGCAGAAGAGTACATTGCAACTCTGACAACAGAGGCAGCAAAGTATGCTCAGCATGCAGGACGCAAGACAATCAAGAAGGAAGATGTTGACATGGCAGTAAATGCCTGA
- the hisB gene encoding imidazoleglycerol-phosphate dehydratase HisB has product MRKAEVKRETSETEISITFDPDGSGNVSSDTGIPFLDHMLNAMGKHGGFDLDIKAKGDLEIDCHHTMEDIGIVLGLAIRKSAGDKRGIKRFSHTAVPMDEAIAHVTLDFGGRFYLVMKGEFSGRDISGIPPDMFEHFFYSLCSNAGITAHIAFEGRNDHHICEAIFKAFGVALCDSVRVMKGKGIPSTKGVL; this is encoded by the coding sequence ATGAGAAAAGCTGAAGTTAAGAGAGAGACCTCTGAAACAGAGATATCCATAACCTTTGACCCTGACGGAAGCGGAAATGTCAGTTCAGATACAGGGATTCCATTCCTTGACCATATGCTGAATGCCATGGGAAAGCACGGCGGTTTTGATCTGGATATAAAAGCGAAAGGTGATCTTGAGATCGACTGCCACCACACAATGGAGGATATAGGAATTGTACTGGGGCTTGCTATCCGGAAATCTGCCGGGGACAAGAGAGGCATTAAGCGGTTTTCTCATACCGCGGTTCCTATGGATGAAGCAATAGCCCACGTGACGCTTGACTTCGGCGGGCGCTTCTATCTTGTGATGAAAGGGGAGTTTTCAGGAAGGGACATATCAGGCATACCACCTGATATGTTTGAGCACTTCTTCTACAGCCTCTGCTCAAACGCAGGAATAACGGCCCACATTGCCTTTGAAGGCAGAAACGACCACCACATATGTGAAGCCATCTTCAAAGCCTTTGGAGTGGCCCTGTGTGACTCTGTAAGGGTTATGAAAGGAAAGGGCATCCCAAGCACAAAGGGTGTTCTGTAA
- the hisA gene encoding 1-(5-phosphoribosyl)-5-[(5-phosphoribosylamino)methylideneamino]imidazole-4-carboxamide isomerase translates to MKIFPAVDILGGQCVQLVQGRRESSTEYGNPLTCASGWIEKGADCLHIINLDGAFGDAGANAEIIREIIDETGVFIQLGGGIRSTEDASGWLNTGVDRVIIGTMAVKEPETVRTLADEWGSERICAGVDAKGGQVVVKGWEESAGGYLSWAEKFEELGAGSLLYTNVDVEGLERGISSQPVRDLIAKTKIPVIASGGVTSADDVRELYEMGAGGVVLGSALYSGKINFKDALEVIR, encoded by the coding sequence GTGAAGATATTTCCCGCAGTTGACATCCTGGGCGGGCAGTGCGTTCAGCTTGTACAGGGCAGAAGGGAGAGTTCAACAGAGTACGGCAATCCTCTGACATGCGCATCCGGATGGATAGAAAAAGGGGCTGACTGCCTGCACATCATAAACCTTGACGGTGCATTCGGTGATGCAGGGGCAAATGCAGAGATCATCAGGGAGATTATTGATGAGACCGGAGTATTTATTCAGCTTGGAGGGGGCATCAGAAGCACTGAGGATGCCTCAGGATGGCTGAATACCGGCGTAGACAGGGTTATCATCGGAACGATGGCAGTGAAAGAACCTGAGACTGTCAGAACCCTTGCTGACGAATGGGGCAGTGAGAGGATCTGTGCCGGAGTTGATGCAAAGGGCGGACAGGTCGTTGTGAAGGGCTGGGAGGAGTCGGCGGGCGGCTATCTCTCCTGGGCAGAGAAGTTTGAGGAGCTTGGAGCCGGATCACTGCTCTATACCAATGTTGATGTTGAAGGACTTGAAAGGGGAATATCCTCACAGCCTGTACGGGACCTGATAGCAAAGACAAAAATCCCTGTCATAGCCTCCGGCGGCGTGACCTCGGCTGACGATGTCAGGGAGTTATATGAGATGGGTGCCGGAGGAGTTGTACTCGGTTCTGCCCTTTACAGTGGAAAAATTAACTTTAAGGATGCCCTGGAGGTGATCAGATGA
- the hisG gene encoding ATP phosphoribosyltransferase, translating to MTSRQTEKRILRLAIPNKGRIANPIIELIEDSGLILQNSANRKLITQTSDPAIEVLFARPVDIPAYVANGAADLGITGRDMVMERGVDVEELMDLKSGKATLVIAVPDDSGITEIRDLDGKKIATEFPGICERYFRNEKLSVSIVSVGGACEAAPYLGIADAIVDLSSSGDTIRTNNLRVISEILVSTTIIIANRDAQKIYSDKIAEFCLAIESVLRAKGKKYLMMNVHREALEAVRNVLPGLSGPTVMDVASEENLVAVHAVVSEEHLYGLVSSLKNAGARDILVVPIERMIR from the coding sequence ATGACTTCCAGGCAAACAGAGAAGAGAATTCTCCGTCTTGCAATTCCAAACAAAGGCAGAATTGCAAACCCAATCATTGAACTCATCGAGGACAGCGGACTTATTCTGCAAAACAGCGCCAACAGGAAACTGATTACACAGACTTCAGATCCTGCAATAGAAGTCCTTTTTGCACGTCCGGTTGACATACCCGCCTATGTGGCAAACGGTGCGGCAGACCTTGGCATCACAGGCAGGGATATGGTTATGGAGAGAGGTGTGGATGTTGAGGAACTTATGGACCTTAAATCCGGAAAGGCGACCCTTGTGATTGCCGTCCCTGATGACTCAGGTATAACGGAGATCAGAGATCTTGACGGTAAAAAGATTGCAACCGAATTTCCGGGGATCTGTGAGAGATATTTCAGGAATGAAAAGCTCAGTGTCTCAATTGTATCTGTGGGCGGAGCATGTGAGGCAGCGCCTTATCTTGGGATTGCCGATGCTATCGTTGATCTCTCAAGCTCAGGAGACACAATCAGGACGAACAACTTGAGAGTAATATCAGAAATTTTAGTGTCAACAACGATAATCATTGCAAACAGGGATGCACAGAAGATTTACAGTGATAAGATAGCTGAATTCTGCCTTGCAATTGAGAGTGTGCTGCGTGCAAAGGGCAAGAAGTATCTGATGATGAATGTCCACAGAGAGGCACTTGAAGCCGTCAGAAATGTCCTGCCCGGACTTTCCGGCCCGACAGTCATGGATGTGGCATCAGAAGAAAATCTGGTGGCAGTACATGCCGTTGTATCGGAAGAGCATCTGTATGGACTTGTCAGCAGCCTGAAAAATGCAGGTGCAAGAGACATTCTTGTGGTTCCTATCGAAAGAATGATCAGGTGA
- a CDS encoding methionine adenosyltransferase: MPRNISVERLTQTPIEKQQIEIAERKCIGHPDSIADGIAEAVSRALSNAYLEECDAILHHNTDQGEIVAGESMPKFGGGDILRPTYVLLTGRATKNYEGKSIPTDSIALKAARDYIKDTLQYIDMDSDVIVDCRMGVGSSDLRDVFKACNNNPIPHANDTSFGIGHAPFSDLEKIILSVSEHIDGNVRPKKPVIGTDIKIMGLRENDDISLTLCVPMVDRFCSGMDEYNEAKAFMTEEVRKVASASTDRKVNVFVNTGDNPENGSIFLTVTGTSAEMGDDGSVGRGNRCNGLITPQRPMSMEATSGKNPINHIGKIYNLLSTEIAKECVAKVDGIDDLYIRLLSQIGKPIDQPLVASAQYIYNGDGSESEIGKDISAIIDDNLADIRTITERVIRGELKTF; encoded by the coding sequence ATGCCAAGAAATATTTCAGTAGAGAGACTGACACAGACACCAATCGAAAAGCAGCAGATCGAAATTGCAGAGAGAAAGTGCATAGGACATCCTGACAGTATTGCAGATGGAATTGCAGAGGCAGTATCAAGGGCACTATCAAATGCTTATCTTGAAGAGTGCGATGCAATCCTTCACCACAATACAGATCAGGGCGAGATCGTTGCCGGAGAATCAATGCCGAAGTTCGGCGGCGGAGATATACTCAGGCCGACATATGTCCTCCTCACAGGACGCGCAACCAAGAACTATGAAGGCAAGAGTATTCCTACTGATTCAATCGCACTCAAAGCAGCACGCGATTACATCAAAGATACCCTACAGTATATCGACATGGACAGTGACGTAATTGTTGACTGCCGTATGGGTGTCGGGTCATCAGACTTAAGGGACGTATTTAAGGCATGCAATAACAATCCAATTCCGCATGCAAACGATACATCATTTGGTATAGGACACGCTCCGTTCAGCGATCTTGAAAAGATAATTCTCAGTGTAAGCGAGCACATTGATGGAAATGTCAGGCCAAAAAAACCGGTTATAGGCACAGATATTAAGATCATGGGACTCAGAGAGAATGATGACATATCACTTACACTCTGTGTGCCGATGGTGGACAGATTCTGCTCCGGGATGGATGAGTACAACGAAGCCAAGGCATTTATGACTGAAGAAGTCAGAAAAGTTGCATCCGCTTCCACAGACAGAAAGGTAAATGTATTCGTAAATACCGGTGACAACCCTGAAAACGGCAGCATCTTCCTGACAGTCACAGGAACTTCAGCCGAGATGGGCGATGACGGCAGTGTCGGCAGAGGAAACCGCTGCAACGGACTTATCACACCACAGCGCCCGATGAGCATGGAAGCCACAAGCGGCAAAAATCCAATCAACCACATAGGAAAGATATACAACCTCCTCTCAACCGAAATTGCGAAGGAGTGTGTTGCAAAGGTTGACGGTATTGACGATCTCTACATCAGGCTCTTATCCCAGATAGGAAAGCCGATCGATCAGCCGCTTGTCGCAAGTGCACAGTATATCTACAACGGTGATGGCAGTGAATCTGAAATCGGGAAAGATATCAGCGCAATTATTGACGACAATCTTGCTGACATCAGAACAATTACCGAGCGTGTCATCCGCGGTGAATTAAAGACATTCTAA
- a CDS encoding DNA integrity scanning protein DisA nucleotide-binding domain protein produces the protein MMESAKKIAGEIGAKAIVSFIRDVEFESEIPVIRVEDLQLDVLKDLTMHDILEISEKHLHDAAVQIYLLKNFAEGQVVAVFPYALVIYDIDQGKNFIDLKSFEDIITRDVMSAVLRLALNVAVEGREGRPIGTAFIMGDPEKILAHSYQAIINPYKGQAEEDCDIKNENNWESIKEIAQIDGVFVIDEAGHIVSAGRYLNINTASNNLPGGMGGRHLATAAITLDIPVIGVTVSESGGVVRVFRDGKCAITIRSDIRIR, from the coding sequence ATGATGGAGAGCGCAAAGAAGATTGCAGGCGAGATAGGGGCGAAGGCCATAGTTTCATTCATAAGGGATGTTGAATTTGAATCTGAAATTCCGGTAATAAGAGTAGAGGATCTCCAGCTTGATGTCTTAAAAGACTTAACAATGCATGACATCCTTGAAATTTCTGAAAAACATCTGCATGATGCTGCGGTTCAGATATATCTCCTCAAAAATTTTGCAGAAGGGCAAGTCGTTGCAGTCTTTCCCTACGCTCTTGTGATATATGATATCGATCAGGGAAAGAATTTCATTGACCTGAAATCATTTGAAGATATAATCACACGTGATGTGATGTCAGCTGTTCTCAGGCTTGCACTGAATGTTGCAGTTGAAGGGCGTGAAGGCAGGCCCATTGGCACGGCATTTATTATGGGGGATCCGGAGAAGATACTGGCGCATTCATACCAGGCAATAATCAACCCGTATAAAGGCCAGGCAGAAGAAGACTGCGATATAAAAAATGAGAACAACTGGGAGAGCATCAAGGAGATTGCACAGATAGACGGTGTCTTTGTAATTGATGAAGCCGGGCATATTGTCTCAGCCGGAAGATACCTCAATATAAATACCGCCTCAAATAATCTTCCCGGAGGGATGGGAGGACGGCACCTTGCCACTGCGGCGATAACACTTGACATTCCGGTTATAGGAGTAACAGTCTCTGAATCCGGCGGAGTGGTGAGGGTATTCCGTGACGGGAAATGTGCAATAACCATACGATCTGACATCAGAATCAGATAA
- the sucD gene encoding succinate--CoA ligase subunit alpha, producing the protein MIYGDKNTPVIVQGATGKQGAFHIDLMNRYADEVGGRGVVAGVTPGKGGQEVNGVPVYNSVREALTEHDAEVSVLFVPAFAAGDSIMEAAYNGIETVVAITEHIPVHDAMCAISYAKMEGCSVIGPNCPGILSPGEIKLGIMPAHLAMPGNTGIISRSGTLTYEVVNELSRAGIGQSSIVGIGGDPVIGQTFVDVLEKFDNDRQTKAVVLIGEVGGNLEEEGASYTDLPIVAYIAGVSAPPEKRMGHAGAIVAGGEGDAKSKIRRLEEIGITVAKKPSEIPELIEEMI; encoded by the coding sequence ATGATATACGGAGATAAAAATACCCCTGTGATAGTGCAGGGTGCAACCGGAAAGCAGGGTGCATTTCATATAGATCTCATGAACCGCTACGCCGATGAGGTGGGCGGAAGAGGAGTCGTTGCAGGAGTTACCCCCGGAAAGGGCGGACAGGAAGTGAACGGAGTTCCGGTGTACAACTCAGTACGGGAAGCTCTGACAGAGCATGACGCAGAGGTAAGCGTACTCTTTGTACCGGCGTTCGCAGCCGGGGATTCAATAATGGAAGCAGCATACAACGGCATAGAGACCGTAGTTGCAATCACCGAACATATACCGGTCCATGATGCTATGTGTGCCATATCATATGCAAAGATGGAAGGGTGCAGCGTAATCGGGCCAAACTGCCCGGGAATTCTCTCACCCGGAGAAATAAAACTCGGCATCATGCCGGCACATCTTGCAATGCCGGGAAATACCGGAATAATTTCGAGAAGCGGAACCCTCACCTACGAGGTTGTCAATGAACTCTCAAGGGCCGGCATAGGGCAGAGCAGCATTGTCGGAATCGGAGGCGATCCGGTGATTGGCCAGACTTTTGTTGATGTTCTTGAGAAGTTTGATAATGACCGTCAGACAAAGGCTGTGGTCTTAATCGGCGAAGTCGGGGGCAATCTTGAGGAGGAGGGTGCATCATACACCGACCTGCCCATAGTTGCATATATTGCAGGAGTATCAGCACCGCCTGAGAAGAGGATGGGGCATGCAGGTGCAATCGTTGCCGGAGGAGAAGGTGATGCAAAATCAAAGATCAGACGACTTGAGGAGATCGGAATAACGGTTGCGAAAAAGCCGTCGGAGATCCCGGAACTGATAGAAGAGATGATCTGA
- the sucC gene encoding ADP-forming succinate--CoA ligase subunit beta has product MKLLEYEAKDIFREYNIPVAKGYTVTKAGEIDGREKEFGDEIVLKAQIDVGGRGKAGGIIITKTGDAMQEASKLFTKEIKGIPVEKILIEEKLPILKEYYVSITIDRSKKIPVILFSSDGGVEIEETARTNPDAIQTVRITPILHEIPSFMMRRLLKDAPKELAPVINSLYRVFCEKDALLAEINPLVVTEKGIYAADAKLVIDDNALYRQGIKVNRDLTDRERRAEEFGFSYVELEGSIGVIGNGAGLTMSTLDLIEYYGGKAANFLDVGGGAARDRVCNAVQLVSEMPGVKVIVVNLLGGITRCDEVAAGIIDAGVPQKVVVRLAGTNEHAGREMLKEKGYDMPDTMEDAVKTAVEVAEE; this is encoded by the coding sequence TTGAAACTGCTTGAATACGAAGCGAAGGATATTTTCAGGGAATATAACATTCCGGTAGCGAAAGGATATACAGTAACAAAAGCCGGTGAGATAGACGGACGTGAGAAGGAATTCGGCGATGAGATAGTCTTAAAGGCACAGATCGATGTCGGAGGAAGGGGCAAGGCCGGCGGCATCATCATAACAAAAACCGGGGATGCCATGCAGGAGGCATCAAAACTCTTTACAAAGGAAATAAAGGGAATTCCGGTTGAAAAGATCCTCATAGAAGAGAAACTTCCAATCTTAAAGGAATATTACGTCAGCATCACAATTGACCGTTCAAAAAAGATACCTGTTATTCTCTTCTCCTCAGACGGAGGAGTTGAGATTGAGGAGACAGCAAGGACAAATCCGGATGCCATCCAGACCGTAAGAATAACCCCGATTCTTCATGAAATACCGTCATTCATGATGAGAAGGCTACTGAAGGACGCACCAAAGGAGTTAGCCCCGGTAATAAATTCACTGTACAGGGTATTCTGCGAGAAGGATGCACTGCTGGCAGAGATAAATCCACTGGTTGTCACAGAGAAGGGCATCTATGCCGCAGATGCCAAACTTGTAATTGATGACAATGCCCTCTACAGACAGGGCATAAAGGTAAACCGTGACCTTACAGACCGGGAAAGAAGGGCAGAAGAGTTTGGATTTTCATATGTCGAACTGGAAGGTTCAATCGGAGTTATCGGAAACGGTGCAGGACTTACCATGTCCACCCTTGATCTTATTGAATATTACGGCGGAAAGGCCGCAAACTTCCTCGATGTAGGCGGAGGAGCGGCCCGTGACAGAGTCTGCAATGCAGTACAGCTTGTATCTGAGATGCCGGGTGTGAAAGTTATAGTAGTAAACCTGCTTGGCGGCATTACAAGATGTGACGAAGTCGCTGCCGGAATCATAGATGCAGGTGTGCCGCAGAAGGTTGTTGTCCGCCTTGCAGGGACAAACGAGCATGCCGGAAGAGAGATGCTTAAGGAGAAGGGCTATGATATGCCTGACACCATGGAAGATGCCGTAAAAACCGCTGTGGAGGTTGCAGAAGAATGA
- a CDS encoding 2-oxoacid:acceptor oxidoreductase family protein: MRHEILFSGFGGQGIILSAVILGKAAAIYDEKFAVQTQVYGPEARGGASMSADIIDDDEILYPKVSNPDIYVIMSQQGYDKYGTKAEQTDCMLIDSGLVFSRPDCKYFEIPATEEAKKSLGRPIVANIIMLGSLVAATGVVSREAIEMAVLDSVPKGTEQLNLKALNAGFEIIDRGGVLD, encoded by the coding sequence ATGAGGCATGAGATTCTCTTTTCAGGATTCGGAGGACAGGGGATAATCCTCTCCGCCGTAATTCTTGGGAAAGCAGCGGCAATCTATGATGAAAAATTTGCAGTCCAGACACAGGTGTACGGCCCGGAAGCCAGGGGCGGCGCTTCCATGAGTGCGGACATCATAGATGACGATGAGATATTATACCCAAAGGTGAGCAACCCGGACATTTATGTGATAATGTCACAGCAGGGGTATGACAAATACGGGACAAAAGCAGAGCAGACTGACTGTATGCTCATCGACTCCGGGCTTGTCTTCTCAAGGCCGGACTGTAAGTACTTTGAGATACCTGCAACCGAAGAAGCCAAGAAGAGCCTTGGTCGGCCAATCGTTGCAAACATCATAATGCTTGGCAGTCTTGTGGCAGCAACAGGCGTTGTGAGCAGGGAGGCAATTGAGATGGCAGTGCTTGACAGCGTGCCCAAAGGAACAGAACAGCTCAACTTAAAGGCACTGAATGCAGGATTTGAAATAATTGACAGAGGAGGAGTTCTCGATTGA
- a CDS encoding thiamine pyrophosphate-dependent enzyme: MSSKIKDWLRQDRLPHIYCTGCGNGTVINCTLSAVTQMGWEIDDTVFVSGIGCSSRASGYISTDSLHTTHGRALAFATGVKMAKPELNVVVFTGDGDLSAIGGNHFIHACRRNIDMTVICINNMIYGMTGGQGSPCTPEGKYSTTTPYGAHEPAFDLAELAAAAGANYSARWTAYHVKQLSDAIKTGLEKPGLSFIESITQCPTSYGRRNKLRTASDMLEYMRTNALLLSKKRRMEEIGEEIPAERFTVGEFVNRNKPAMGVPK; encoded by the coding sequence GTGAGCAGTAAGATAAAGGACTGGCTGAGGCAGGATCGGCTTCCGCATATATACTGCACAGGGTGCGGAAACGGCACAGTCATAAACTGCACACTAAGCGCAGTCACACAGATGGGCTGGGAGATAGACGACACAGTATTTGTATCCGGAATCGGATGCTCATCACGTGCATCAGGATACATCTCAACCGATTCCCTGCATACCACCCACGGGCGTGCACTCGCCTTTGCCACCGGAGTAAAGATGGCAAAACCGGAGCTGAATGTGGTTGTATTCACAGGCGACGGGGATCTCTCTGCAATAGGCGGAAACCACTTCATTCATGCCTGCCGGAGAAATATTGACATGACAGTCATCTGCATAAACAATATGATCTACGGGATGACAGGCGGGCAGGGAAGCCCGTGCACGCCGGAAGGAAAATATTCCACCACAACCCCTTACGGCGCTCATGAACCTGCCTTTGACCTGGCAGAACTTGCAGCAGCCGCAGGTGCAAACTACTCTGCACGCTGGACAGCATACCATGTCAAGCAGCTTTCCGATGCGATTAAAACCGGCCTTGAAAAACCCGGTCTGTCATTCATCGAATCAATAACACAGTGCCCCACCTCATACGGCAGAAGAAACAAACTGAGGACGGCCTCAGATATGCTTGAGTATATGAGAACAAATGCGCTCCTGCTCTCAAAAAAGAGAAGAATGGAGGAGATCGGAGAAGAAATTCCGGCAGAGCGATTCACAGTAGGTGAGTTTGTCAACCGGAATAAACCTGCAATGGGGGTGCCAAAGTAA
- a CDS encoding 2-oxoacid:acceptor oxidoreductase subunit alpha has product MQGNYACAEGALAAGCDFFGGYPITPSTEVAEQMALRLPKMERTFIQMEDEIASISAVIGASWTGARAMTATSGPGFSLMMENLGYAVMTETPLVVVNIQRGGPSTGQPTMSAQGDMMQCRYGSHGDYSIIALTPSTVQEMFDLTVKAFNLADRFRCPVFLMSDETIGHMREKITIPDSVEIIPRKPLKEGMLPFEPEEDGVPGFPEFGKGYRTHVTGLTHDTRGYPDATDCTVHADLVQRLRDKIESKKEEIADFDLVNTSAEIVFVTYGPATRTVRQLMKERDDILIGHLNMRMVWPFPDHALAEFANAKVFIVPEMNLGQIAGEVKKNTNVPVLSVPKIGGEMHTPDELMKAMEEYL; this is encoded by the coding sequence ATGCAGGGCAATTATGCCTGTGCAGAAGGAGCACTCGCTGCCGGATGCGACTTTTTCGGTGGTTACCCGATAACACCATCGACAGAAGTTGCTGAACAGATGGCACTGCGCCTTCCAAAAATGGAGAGGACATTCATTCAGATGGAGGACGAGATTGCCAGCATATCCGCGGTAATAGGCGCATCATGGACCGGAGCAAGGGCAATGACAGCGACAAGCGGGCCGGGATTCTCCCTTATGATGGAGAATCTCGGATATGCCGTCATGACTGAGACACCACTTGTGGTAGTTAACATCCAGAGGGGCGGCCCTTCAACAGGACAGCCCACAATGTCGGCACAGGGCGACATGATGCAGTGCAGATATGGATCTCACGGCGATTATTCGATAATCGCACTAACACCATCAACTGTTCAGGAGATGTTTGACCTTACAGTGAAGGCATTCAATCTTGCCGACAGGTTCAGATGTCCTGTATTCCTGATGTCAGATGAGACAATAGGTCATATGAGGGAGAAGATAACCATCCCCGACTCTGTGGAGATCATACCACGTAAACCCTTAAAGGAAGGGATGCTGCCTTTTGAACCGGAAGAAGACGGAGTGCCGGGATTTCCGGAGTTTGGAAAAGGCTACAGGACCCACGTGACAGGACTTACCCATGACACAAGGGGATATCCGGATGCCACAGACTGTACAGTTCATGCAGATCTGGTACAAAGGCTCAGGGATAAGATAGAGTCGAAAAAAGAGGAGATTGCAGACTTTGACCTCGTCAATACCTCTGCTGAGATCGTCTTTGTCACATACGGCCCTGCCACACGAACGGTCAGGCAGCTGATGAAGGAGAGAGATGACATCCTGATAGGGCATCTCAATATGAGAATGGTCTGGCCGTTTCCGGATCATGCACTGGCAGAATTTGCCAATGCAAAGGTCTTCATAGTCCCGGAGATGAACCTCGGCCAGATCGCAGGCGAGGTTAAGAAGAATACCAATGTGCCGGTTCTCTCTGTACCAAAGATTGGCGGTGAGATGCACACGCCGGATGAACTCATGAAGGCAATGGAGGAATACCTGTGA
- a CDS encoding 4Fe-4S dicluster domain-containing protein has product MKLIIDETRCKGCNLCTTVCPYSIFTEGKKLNERGIVVPVLDRPQRCTNCRLRNLYNRQLCGVCQLICPDQAISWVEETEGLTEKVVIEY; this is encoded by the coding sequence ATGAAACTTATAATTGATGAAACCCGCTGCAAGGGATGCAACCTCTGCACGACAGTATGCCCCTACAGCATATTTACGGAAGGTAAAAAACTAAACGAGAGGGGAATAGTTGTACCTGTCCTTGACAGGCCGCAGAGGTGCACAAACTGCAGGCTGAGGAATTTATATAACAGGCAGCTCTGCGGAGTATGCCAGCTCATATGTCCGGATCAGGCGATATCATGGGTTGAAGAGACAGAAGGCCTTACAGAGAAGGTGGTGATTGAATATTGA
- a CDS encoding FumA C-terminus/TtdB family hydratase beta subunit: protein MTEDKQAVRLKAPLGEEVLKLKAGDHVLLSGTIYTARDEAHLEMMKDGIPFDPKGAVIYHCGPVIQDNKIIAAGPTTSARMNNICSFLPEEGVKAFIGKGGMSDEVSEALRDKGVYLAFTGGCAALAASRMELKGVYFEELGMAEAIWIIDVKDLPLTVAMDAHRGNLYSDVRGLAEEKFREIC from the coding sequence ATGACTGAAGATAAACAGGCAGTCAGGCTCAAAGCACCTCTTGGAGAGGAAGTGCTGAAGCTTAAAGCCGGAGATCACGTCCTTCTCTCCGGCACTATCTATACAGCAAGAGATGAGGCACACCTTGAGATGATGAAAGACGGCATTCCCTTCGATCCGAAAGGTGCTGTCATATATCACTGCGGACCGGTAATTCAGGACAATAAGATCATAGCGGCAGGGCCGACCACATCGGCACGCATGAATAATATCTGTTCTTTCCTCCCTGAAGAGGGTGTGAAGGCATTCATAGGCAAGGGCGGCATGAGTGATGAGGTCTCAGAGGCACTGAGAGATAAGGGAGTATATCTCGCATTCACAGGTGGCTGCGCCGCGCTTGCGGCATCAAGAATGGAGCTTAAGGGAGTATATTTTGAGGAGCTTGGAATGGCAGAGGCCATCTGGATTATTGACGTTAAGGATCTGCCACTCACAGTTGCAATGGATGCCCACAGAGGCAACCTGTACAGTGATGTGAGAGGCCTTGCAGAAGAGAAATTCAGAGAGATCTGTTAA